From a region of the Narcine bancroftii isolate sNarBan1 chromosome 5, sNarBan1.hap1, whole genome shotgun sequence genome:
- the LOC138764698 gene encoding zinc finger protein 229-like: MEGQVISDTADETLQSEGCGEAGLSVDLLETHPCAHTGEMPFPCNKCGEGFASSEALLQHQCIPTRGSPFPCSDCGKSFQTSKDLEKHGCVPLGESLFTCHVCGKGFAQSSSLLQHQNIHCGERRFQCSVCGKGFSRSSHLLQHQTIHTGEKPFTCSLCGKGFSRQSGLQAHQEVHSGERPIICSLCGKGFSWPSALLRHQRIHTGEKPFNCSLCGKGFSQPSSLLTHQSVHTGKTPFTCSLCGKGFSRPSSLQAHQRVHTGETAFTCSLCGKGFSQSSHLLGHQTVHTGEKPFSCSKCGKGFAHSSSLRGHRRIHTGERPFTCSVCGVGFTQSSHLQKHQRVHTGEKPFTCSLCGIGFSQLSGLQAHQRVHTGEKPFTCSLCGKGFSQPSDLLRHQRVHTGERPFSCSLCGKGFSQLSNLQAHQRVHTGEKPFTCSRCGKGFSQSSYLLRHQSVHTGEELFTCSLCGKGFSYPSGLRAHQRIHTGEKPFTCSLCGKTFSHPSNLRSHQRVHTREKPFSRSKCGKGFTHSSSVQDHR, translated from the coding sequence ATGGAGGGTCAAGTGATCAGTGATACCGCTGATGAAACACTCCAAAGTGAAGGATGTGGTGAGGCAGGGCTTTCTGTGGACTTGCTGGAAACACATCCCTGTGCTCACACTGGGGAGATGCCGTTCCCCTGTAACAAGTGTGGAGAGGGATTCGCCAGCTCAGAGGCACTGCTGCAACACCAGTGTATCCCCACTAGGGGGAGCCCATTCCCTTGctctgactgtgggaagagcttTCAAACCTCCAAGGACCTGGAGAAGCACGGGTGTGTTCCCCTTGGGGAGAGTCTGTTCACCTGCCacgtgtgtgggaaggggtttgcccaGTCCTCCAGCCTCCTGCAACACCAGAACATTCACTGCGGGGAGAGACGTTTTCAATGcagtgtgtgtgggaaggggttctctcgatCCTCCCACTTGCTACAACACCAGAcaattcacaccggggagaaaccattcacctgttcCCTGTGTGGAAAGGGGTTCTCTCGGCAATCCGGACTGCAAGCACACCAGGAGGTTCACTCGGGGGAGAGACCGATcatctgctccctgtgtgggaaagGGTTCTCTTGGCCTTCCGCCCTGCTGAGGCACCAGagaattcacactggggagaaaccattcaacTGCTCCctatgtgggaaggggttctctcagcccTCCAGCCTACTGACGCACCAGAGTGTTCACACTGGGAAGACACCGTTCACTTGCtctctgtgtgggaaggggttctctagGCCCTCCAGCCTGCaggcacaccagcgggttcacactggggagacaGCGTTCACCTGTTCCCTATGTGGGAAGGGATTCTCTCAGTCCTCCCACCTTCTGGGGCACCAGACAGTTCACACTGGGGAAAAACCATTCTCTTGCAGTAAGTGCGGAAAGGGATTTGCCCATTCCTCCTCTCTGCGGGGACACCGGAGAATTCACACAGGGGAGAGACCGTTCACTTgctctgtgtgtggggtgggattCACTCAGTCCTCCCACCTGCAAAAgcaccagagagttcacactggggagaaaccattcacttgctccctgtgtgggattgGATTTTCTCAGCTATCCGGCCTTCAGGCACACCAAcgggttcacaccggggagaaaccgttcacctgttccctgtgtgggaaggggttctctcagcccTCTGACCTGCTGAGGCACCAAAGAGTTCACACCGGCGAAAGACCGTTCTCCTGCtctctgtgtgggaaggggttctctcagctcTCCAACCTGCaggcacaccagcgggttcatactggggagaaaccgttcacctgctctcGGTGTGGGAAAGGGTTCTCTCAGTCCTCCTACCTGCTGCGGCACCAGAGTGTTCACACTGGGGAGGAACTGTTCacttgctccctgtgtgggaaagGTTTCTCTTATCCCTCCGGCCTGCGGGCACACCAGCGGATTCAtactggggagaaaccgttcacctgctctcTGTGTGGGAAAACTTTCTCTCATCCCTCCAATCTGCGTTCACACCAGCGAGTTCACACCAGAGAGAAACCATTCTCTCGCAGCAAATGTGGAAAAGGATTCACCCATTCCTCCTCTGTGCAAGACCACCGGTGA